The genome window GCCAGAAGTGCTTGGCTGTAGCCTTATGGAATACCTTATCTTCGCCTGCAACTTCGAAACCTTCGATACCTTCAAAGCGGTTGTAGGCTCCGTAGGTGTTGTCGAAATGCACCTTTACTGTATCACCTACAATCTTCATCTCCTTGAAGGTCATGCTCTCGCTGAAGAGTCCCTTCATGCCATAGGTCTTGCTGAGTGCCTGGAGTGCAAGACGTTCGCCTACAGGCTGTTTCTGACATGGATGAATCTGCTCAACCTCGTATGGGTAAACCAGGTCTTCGGTACAGACGATGCCGCTGTTTGGAATCACCTTGGCTGCATTGAACTGCTGTTCACGGAGCTTAGGTCCCCAATCGCCATTTACGTCGCCATTATGATAAGGTGCAATCTGTACGAAATAGAATGGCAGTTCGCCCTGCTTGAAGTCTCTGCGCCACTGGGCAACGAGGTCGGCAAGACGTTTGGTATACTGGCCGTCCGGGTCGCCCACGTTAGAACATCCCTGATAGAAGAGAATACCCTTTACGCTATAGTTGAGGATAGGGTGGAAAGTTCCGTTACCCCAGAGAAGAGGGTAGAGGAAATCCCACTTAAACTTAGGGTTCTTGGTCATCTTTACAGAGTCGAGATCTTCCTTGGTGTTCTTCTTCAGGTAGTCGCGGTCGAGCCAGCTTTCTACACGGCTTCCACCCTTGTTTGCCATGACCAGACCTACCGGAATATCAAGAGTCTTGTTTATAACCTGTGCAAAGAAGTATCCTGTAGCAGATGCATCGCCTACGGTTTCCGGGTTAACTTCCTTCCATTCGCAGTTGGCATCGTCTAACGGCTTACTGCTCATTACGCTAGGAATCTTTACGTAATGTACGCCTTTGTACTGGTTTGCTTCGAGCACCGCCTTGTTGTAACCTTCTACAGGGCAGTTGCCGAATCCTTTTACAGGCATCTCCATGTTGCTCTGACCTGCACAAACCCATACTTCTCCTGCCAGCACATTGTTGAGAGTGGTCTTTTCGCCATCATCGAAAGTGATGGAGAGTGGGGTGTAGCTCGCCTTCGGGGTTTGTACTTTGATAGCCCATTTGCCATCCTTTCCGGTCTTGGCAGAATATTTCTGCCCAGACCATGAGGTGGTTACCTCTACGATGGTTCCTGGTTTGTCCCATCCCCAGAGGCTAGCCTCTGTGTTTTGCTGTAAAATCATGTTGTCACCCAAGATGTGTGGCAACTTTACTTTAGCCTGCGCTCCTGTTGTGATAAGTGCCAAGGCTGCCATTGCTAAAAATTTCTTATTCATTTTTTAGGGTTTAAAAGTTTATCGTTTTTTGTTCTTAAGTTCCTTGTATGGTTTGTATTCTGATATTGCCATCTATGTTATCATGAAAGCAGATACAGAACTGACGTTAAAGAATAAGAGTTAGAAGCTGGAAGATGAAAAACCGAAACTGTTCTCTTCAAACTTCTAACTCCTGGTTATCTTAAAGAAGGTTCTTGATGGCTGCCTCTATGTCCTTAATCTGTGCATCACGTGCCTGCAGGGTGTTGGTGCGGTCAATCAGGAAGAAGGTAGGAATGCTCTGGACATTGTAGAGAGCCAGACTCTTGCCCTGAATGCCATCTTCATCGCGTACGCAAATCCAAGGGATGGCAGCGGTAGAGGTCTTCCAGAAGTGCTCGTCTGGGTCTACTGATACCTGATAAATCTCCAGTCCGGCAGCATGATACTTGTTGTAGAGTTCACGCAACATCATGATGCGCTTGGTGCTCTCTTTGCTGGCGAAGAGATGGAAGTCGAGCAGTACCACCTTGCCCTTGAGGTCGGAGAGACGGCGTACCTGTCCCTTGTTGTCCTGAAGTGCAAGTTCGATGCATCCGTTTACGCTCACCTTGCTGGCCTCAATCTGCTGCTGTGCCATCTGGTTCTCGATGATGCGGATGTCCTTCATTCCCTCGATGGCGATATTGTGGAGGTTCTTGCCACGCTCAGCGCCAGGATAGTAGGTATCCCAACTGGTTGCTACGGCAGCAAATACCTTCACGTCGTCTTTGTTGTTGCGAGGGTTGAAGATAAGTGTATTCACATTGCCCAACTGTACCGTTTGGAAGAGCGCATAGTAAGCGTATGCCTTCATTGGCTCCTTGAAGATGTAGTTGGTCTTGATGTCCTGTTTGTAAGCCTGAAGCATGCGGCCTACGATGGATTCGATAGAATCGTTGCCGATGTTAGGATCTTTCACGAGCCCGTTGATATTGCTCTGGAGAGTCATCTGCTTAAGAGACAGCTCCTTAATCTTGTTGCAGTTTTCAGAACCTTCCACTTCGTATTTGAAGCTCATCTGCGGATAAGCCGCCTTTACCTTGACGGTTTCTGTAGAATCGATGGAAAGATTGATGGTTTGGTTGGCGATGCGTAAGCGGTAGAACTCTGGGGTAACAGAGTCCATGGCAGCCTCGTCGAAGGCAAAGGCGCCATCCTCGCCCAGTTTCACAGAGTCGATTTTCACAGGACCGTTCAGGCTGATGTTCTCCAGATAGAGCATAGAGTCCTGAGCCTCTGTGATATTGCCGTTGATGTGGAATTTCTTGTTGTTACAAGAAGTCAAAGCCAGTGCAGCTACCATAATCGCTGCCACTGAAAAGAGTCTAGTTATCTTCATGAATTTTATTATTTTGCAAAATTATCGAGTGCAAAGATAGTAATAAAATTGCGAATAATGTACCTTCTATAGATAAATTATTTAAAAAAGTGGAAAATAATTGCTGATTTATTTGTTTATTAATAATTAAAGAGGTATCTTTGCAGCGTTTTAGATATTTTAGATGTTAGACAAAACAATAAGTTTTTTAATTTAGATGAACGTAATTACAAAAAGTGTTCAGTTGCCTGATGGAAGAACCATCACAATTGAGACCGGAAAAGTTGCAAAACAGGCTGATGGTGCTGCGGTTCTCCGCATGGGTAACACAGTACTTCTCGCAACTGTTTGTGCAGCAAAGGATGCAGTTCCGGGTACAGATTTCATGCCTTTGCAAGTAGATTACCGTGAGCAGTACAGTGCTGCTGGTCGTTTCCCTGGTGGTTTCACCAAGCGCGAAGGCAAGGCTAGCGATGAGGAAATCCTTACCTCTCGCCTCGTGGACCGTGCTCTGCGTCCACTTTTCCCTTCTAACTACCATGCAGAAGTTTACGTACAGGTAATGTTGCTCTCAGCCGATGGTGTTGACCAGCCAGATGCCCTCGCAGGTTTCGCTGCTTCAGCTGCCATGGCTTGTTCAGATATTCCTTTCGAGTACTATATCTCTGAGGTTCGTGTAGCTCGTATCAATGGTGAGTATGTTGTTAACCCTACATTCCAGCAGATGGAAGAGGCTGACATGGATATCATGGTTGGTGCTACCAAGGACAATATCATGATGGTAGAAGGTGAGATGAAGGAAGTTTCTGAGCAGGATCTCATTGGTGCCCTCAAGGTGGCTGCCGAGGCTATCAAGCCTATGTGCGAGCTCCAGTATGAGTTGGCTAAGGAGAAGGGTACTGACGTGAAGCGTGAGTACGACCACGAGATCAACGATGAGGAACTCCGTGAGCAGATTAAGTCTGAGCTTTACAAGCCAGCTTATGATATCAACCACCAGGCTTTGGAGAAGCATGCACGTCAGGATGCTTTCGACAAGGTTTTGGCTGATTTCCTCGAGAAGTATGACGCTGCTCATACCGATCTTTCTGAGGAAGACTTGGAGGAGAAGCACGCTGAGGCTACCCGCTACTATGATGACGTAATGCGCGATGCTATGCGCCGTTGCATCCTCGACGAGGGCTTGCGCCTTGATGGCCGTGCTACTACAGAAATCCGCCCTATCTGGTGCGAGGTTTCTCCACTCCCAATGCCTCACGGAAGCGCTATCTTCCAGCGTGGTGAGACCATGTCTCTCTCTACATGTACTCTTGGTACAAAGATGGACGAGAAGCTTATCGACGGTGTGCTCGAGAAGAGCTACCAGCGCTTCCTCCTTCACTATAACTTCCCTCCATTCTCTACAGGTGAGGCTAAGGCTCAGCGCGGCGTAGGCCGTCGTGAGATTGGTCACGGTCACTTGGCATGGCGTGGCTTGAAGGGTCAGATTCCTACAGACTTCCCTTACACAGTACGTTTGGTAAGCCAGATCTTGGAGTCTAACGGTTCTTCT of Segatella copri contains these proteins:
- a CDS encoding sialate O-acetylesterase; this translates as MNKKFLAMAALALITTGAQAKVKLPHILGDNMILQQNTEASLWGWDKPGTIVEVTTSWSGQKYSAKTGKDGKWAIKVQTPKASYTPLSITFDDGEKTTLNNVLAGEVWVCAGQSNMEMPVKGFGNCPVEGYNKAVLEANQYKGVHYVKIPSVMSSKPLDDANCEWKEVNPETVGDASATGYFFAQVINKTLDIPVGLVMANKGGSRVESWLDRDYLKKNTKEDLDSVKMTKNPKFKWDFLYPLLWGNGTFHPILNYSVKGILFYQGCSNVGDPDGQYTKRLADLVAQWRRDFKQGELPFYFVQIAPYHNGDVNGDWGPKLREQQFNAAKVIPNSGIVCTEDLVYPYEVEQIHPCQKQPVGERLALQALSKTYGMKGLFSESMTFKEMKIVGDTVKVHFDNTYGAYNRFEGIEGFEVAGEDKVFHKATAKHFWQEGNDPWNECVIVTSPEVKKPVALRYCFRNFQLGNMANAGNLPLFPFRTDNW
- a CDS encoding TlpA disulfide reductase family protein, whose product is MKITRLFSVAAIMVAALALTSCNNKKFHINGNITEAQDSMLYLENISLNGPVKIDSVKLGEDGAFAFDEAAMDSVTPEFYRLRIANQTINLSIDSTETVKVKAAYPQMSFKYEVEGSENCNKIKELSLKQMTLQSNINGLVKDPNIGNDSIESIVGRMLQAYKQDIKTNYIFKEPMKAYAYYALFQTVQLGNVNTLIFNPRNNKDDVKVFAAVATSWDTYYPGAERGKNLHNIAIEGMKDIRIIENQMAQQQIEASKVSVNGCIELALQDNKGQVRRLSDLKGKVVLLDFHLFASKESTKRIMMLRELYNKYHAAGLEIYQVSVDPDEHFWKTSTAAIPWICVRDEDGIQGKSLALYNVQSIPTFFLIDRTNTLQARDAQIKDIEAAIKNLL
- the pnp gene encoding polyribonucleotide nucleotidyltransferase, whose product is MNVITKSVQLPDGRTITIETGKVAKQADGAAVLRMGNTVLLATVCAAKDAVPGTDFMPLQVDYREQYSAAGRFPGGFTKREGKASDEEILTSRLVDRALRPLFPSNYHAEVYVQVMLLSADGVDQPDALAGFAASAAMACSDIPFEYYISEVRVARINGEYVVNPTFQQMEEADMDIMVGATKDNIMMVEGEMKEVSEQDLIGALKVAAEAIKPMCELQYELAKEKGTDVKREYDHEINDEELREQIKSELYKPAYDINHQALEKHARQDAFDKVLADFLEKYDAAHTDLSEEDLEEKHAEATRYYDDVMRDAMRRCILDEGLRLDGRATTEIRPIWCEVSPLPMPHGSAIFQRGETMSLSTCTLGTKMDEKLIDGVLEKSYQRFLLHYNFPPFSTGEAKAQRGVGRREIGHGHLAWRGLKGQIPTDFPYTVRLVSQILESNGSSSMATVCAGTLALMDAGVPMKKPVSGIAMGLIKNPGEDKYAILSDILGDEDHLGDMDFKTTGTRDGLTATQMDIKCDGLSFEILEEALMQAKAGREHILNCMMETISEPRAEMKPQVPRIVAFDIPKEFIGAVIGPGGKIIQQMQEDTGATITIEETDGKGHVQVSAPNKDSIDAALAKIKAIVAVPEVGEVYEGTVRSIMPYGCFVEILPGKDGLLHISEIDWKRLETVEEAGIKEGDKIKVKLMEIDPKTGKYKLSHRVLMEKPEGYVERERRPRPERGERRGRRDDRHEGRGERPARQPRRYEHRNDEQAPKEFNDSLDHNNDVE